From one Syntrophobacterales bacterium genomic stretch:
- a CDS encoding DUF4040 domain-containing protein produces the protein MYWEIETIMAVFMLVSAVISLTVKDLLTAVVTLSVFSFVSALLYAVMGAIDVGFTEAVVGAGITGIFFVVLIFQTSRRSGD, from the coding sequence ATGTACTGGGAAATAGAGACGATCATGGCTGTTTTTATGCTTGTTTCGGCGGTTATTTCGTTGACGGTCAAGGATCTCCTGACGGCGGTGGTAACGCTCAGTGTCTTCAGCTTTGTATCGGCCCTGCTTTACGCGGTGATGGGGGCTATTGACGTAGGGTTTACCGAGGCGGTGGTCGGCGCCGGGATAACGGGAATATTTTTTGTTGTCCTGATTTTCCAGACATCAAGAAGGAGCGGGGATTGA
- the mnhG gene encoding monovalent cation/H(+) antiporter subunit G: protein MIGNTVGIAAVIAGAFFMLVGSVGLIRLPDFYTRNHATGKSDTLGIMLVIFGMILIEGLTLNSAKLLFILIFVFLTNPTGTHALANAAIQSGLRPWFKKRSGGETEKCTGK from the coding sequence ATGATCGGAAATACCGTGGGCATTGCCGCGGTAATAGCGGGCGCCTTTTTTATGCTGGTCGGAAGTGTTGGATTAATCCGACTGCCTGATTTCTACACCCGTAATCATGCGACCGGAAAAAGCGATACACTGGGAATAATGCTCGTGATTTTTGGAATGATTCTTATTGAGGGATTGACGCTTAACAGCGCCAAGCTCCTGTTCATCCTCATTTTTGTTTTTCTGACGAATCCAACCGGAACACATGCCCTTGCCAATGCGGCCATCCAGAGTGGGCTCAGACCATGGTTTAAAAAAAGAAGCGGTGGGGAGACTGAGAAATGTACTGGGAAATAG
- a CDS encoding Na+/H+ antiporter subunit E — translation MRRYRKSRFLKNSVIEAVLLMIFWLLLSGHYDLMHISFGVFSVFVVMLLNYPLRKRLFSLLEKSETQRLSILNLAGYVPWLLWQIVMSSLQVASVVLRPSCPIDPSLVSFKTSLRNTTYRVILGNSITLTPGTITLRIEGDEFLVHSLMDASSSGIIDGSLPGQVAGLFERNPGKVVKEVAITRV, via the coding sequence GTGAGAAGATATCGTAAATCCCGTTTTTTAAAAAACTCCGTCATTGAAGCCGTTCTGCTGATGATTTTTTGGCTGCTGTTGAGCGGCCATTACGATCTGATGCACATCTCCTTCGGGGTTTTTTCCGTCTTTGTTGTAATGCTCCTTAATTACCCATTGAGAAAGCGTCTCTTTTCCCTGCTGGAAAAGTCGGAGACTCAAAGACTGTCAATACTTAATTTGGCGGGTTATGTCCCCTGGCTGCTATGGCAGATTGTTATGTCGAGTTTACAGGTCGCCTCCGTCGTTCTGAGGCCAAGCTGTCCCATTGATCCGTCGCTGGTGAGTTTCAAGACGTCTTTGCGGAATACTACCTATCGGGTTATCCTGGGAAACTCCATTACACTGACTCCGGGAACGATTACCTTGAGAATCGAGGGCGATGAGTTTCTCGTTCATTCGCTGATGGATGCTTCATCTTCCGGCATCATTGACGGTTCCCTGCCCGGTCAAGTGGCGGGGCTCTTCGAACGGAATCCCGGCAAGGTTGTGAAAGAGGTAGCGATAACAAGAGTGTGA
- the yihA gene encoding ribosome biogenesis GTP-binding protein YihA/YsxC, whose protein sequence is MKIISAEFVLSAKEPRHYPPAGIPEVAFAGRSNVGKSSLINTLLNRKRLARTSTTPGRTQEINFFSVNQSFFFVDLPGYGYAKVPEAIRRQWGPMVETYLGDRPTLKLVIMLLDVRRDPTGEDMQLMRWLAHYSLDFLLVLTKTDKISRNELAVRRRVIEELIGPSFKLNLLVFSAKTGAGKELVWREIEKKIA, encoded by the coding sequence ATGAAGATTATATCCGCGGAGTTTGTGCTTTCTGCAAAAGAACCACGCCACTACCCCCCCGCCGGCATTCCCGAGGTGGCCTTTGCCGGGAGATCCAATGTCGGCAAATCATCCCTGATCAATACCCTCCTCAACAGGAAAAGACTTGCCCGCACCAGCACCACCCCGGGGCGCACCCAGGAGATCAATTTTTTTAGCGTCAATCAAAGTTTTTTCTTTGTTGATCTTCCTGGCTACGGATACGCGAAGGTTCCGGAGGCGATTCGTCGCCAGTGGGGTCCCATGGTGGAAACATATCTTGGCGATCGTCCGACACTAAAACTCGTGATCATGCTCCTCGACGTACGCCGCGATCCTACTGGCGAAGATATGCAGCTCATGCGCTGGCTTGCCCATTACTCGCTTGATTTTTTGCTGGTTCTAACCAAGACAGACAAGATTTCCCGCAATGAACTTGCTGTGAGAAGGCGTGTTATTGAGGAACTAATCGGTCCTTCGTTTAAATTGAACCTATTGGTTTTTTCAGCAAAAACCGGCGCGGGAAAGGAACTTGTCTGGCGGGAAATAGAAAAAAAAATAGCTTGA